In the Pyrolobus fumarii 1A genome, one interval contains:
- a CDS encoding histone deacetylase family protein: MQPQTAVITGEVFEKHRPPGYSHPERPARVRVIREEAARLASDGIVALLEPRSVPLEEATRVHDQDYVGMVAEASEYPQYLDPDTYVGPGSLEAALHALGTAYEAARLAYEGRYRVVYAAVRPPGHHAGKRRAAGFCLFNNIAYAAQRMIEDHGLKRIAIIDVDAHWGDGTAEIFYDRRDVLYISFHQDPRTLYPGRGFPEELGRGEGLGYTVNIMMPPLATDQLYLKAWHEIAMPILERYKPQLILVSLGFDAHKDDPLTDLALTLEGYWALLREVLVLAERLTGRGLALMLEGGYDLRVLRDGVRVVASLTEEEPPVREESVEAPGETVGRFRRFVERVKKALEPYWEL, translated from the coding sequence ATGCAGCCTCAGACGGCCGTGATAACTGGGGAAGTTTTTGAGAAGCATAGGCCACCGGGATACTCTCACCCTGAAAGGCCTGCCAGAGTACGTGTCATCCGTGAAGAAGCTGCGAGACTAGCGTCTGACGGTATAGTGGCGCTCTTAGAGCCTAGGAGCGTCCCTCTTGAAGAGGCAACACGCGTACACGACCAAGACTATGTCGGCATGGTTGCCGAGGCTAGCGAATACCCCCAGTATCTCGACCCAGACACTTACGTTGGCCCGGGATCGCTTGAAGCGGCGCTACACGCGCTAGGCACAGCTTACGAGGCTGCACGTCTCGCCTATGAGGGTAGGTACAGAGTCGTCTACGCTGCTGTCAGACCTCCGGGTCACCATGCTGGCAAGAGGAGGGCGGCTGGATTCTGCCTATTCAACAATATCGCTTATGCTGCGCAGCGTATGATCGAGGATCACGGTTTGAAGCGCATAGCCATAATCGATGTAGATGCTCACTGGGGCGATGGAACCGCAGAGATATTCTATGATAGACGTGACGTGCTCTACATAAGTTTCCACCAGGATCCGCGTACGCTCTACCCGGGGAGAGGGTTCCCGGAGGAGCTTGGGCGTGGCGAGGGCCTAGGATACACAGTTAACATCATGATGCCGCCGTTGGCTACAGACCAGCTATACCTTAAGGCTTGGCACGAGATAGCCATGCCTATACTCGAACGGTACAAACCTCAGCTTATACTCGTGAGTTTGGGGTTCGACGCGCACAAGGATGATCCTCTTACAGACCTGGCGTTGACGCTAGAGGGCTACTGGGCGTTGCTTCGCGAGGTGCTGGTGCTCGCCGAGAGACTGACTGGTAGAGGCTTGGCACTGATGCTCGAAGGCGGGTATGACCTTCGCGTGTTGCGCGACGGTGTTAGAGTTGTTGCGAGTCTAACCGAAGAGGAGCCGCCAGTACGAGAAGAGAGTGTAGAGGCACCCGGCGAAACAGTCGGGAGGTTCAGGAGGTTCGTGGAGAGGGTTAAGAAGGCTCTGGAGCCCTACTGGGAGCTCTAG
- the trxB gene encoding thioredoxin-disulfide reductase: MSFRLATTPFSKRRMAEIARKVYDVVIVGGGPAGLTAAIYAARYMLDTILVTEEIGGQIAEAGWVENYPGFPRILGSELVKRFVDHVRHYKVPIILDYVENVKRDADCDCFHVETRRGVTYKSHTVILAVGVKRRRLNVPGEAELRGKGVSYCAPCDAPLFKDKTVAVVGGGDSAASAALLLAEYASKVYIVHRRDKLRVQPIYEKLLRENPKIEVVYNKVVQRIIGSNRVEGIELRDRVTGETSVLRVDGVFVEIGSEPPKELAQRIGLETDEEGYIKVGPDQSTNIPGIFAAGDCTTAMNKYRQVITAAAQGAVAAASAYNYLVRKGIKGK; this comes from the coding sequence TTGAGCTTTCGTCTCGCAACTACACCATTCTCGAAGCGCCGCATGGCTGAGATAGCGCGTAAGGTATACGACGTAGTTATTGTGGGCGGGGGTCCGGCGGGCCTCACGGCTGCGATATACGCTGCTAGGTACATGCTCGATACGATACTGGTCACCGAGGAGATAGGAGGGCAGATAGCAGAAGCGGGGTGGGTGGAGAACTACCCAGGGTTCCCGAGGATACTTGGCTCCGAGCTTGTAAAGAGGTTCGTTGATCATGTGCGTCACTACAAGGTGCCGATTATACTCGACTACGTGGAGAATGTGAAGAGGGACGCTGACTGCGACTGTTTTCATGTTGAGACGCGACGTGGCGTAACGTACAAGAGTCACACGGTCATACTCGCTGTCGGTGTTAAGCGAAGAAGGTTGAATGTGCCGGGAGAGGCAGAGCTTAGAGGTAAAGGCGTCAGTTACTGTGCTCCTTGCGACGCGCCCCTCTTCAAGGACAAGACTGTAGCTGTTGTTGGTGGGGGTGACTCTGCAGCTAGTGCGGCGCTACTCCTCGCAGAGTACGCCTCCAAGGTTTACATCGTGCACAGGAGGGATAAGCTACGTGTCCAACCGATATACGAGAAGCTGTTGCGTGAAAACCCGAAGATCGAAGTAGTGTACAACAAGGTCGTTCAGAGGATAATCGGGAGTAACCGTGTTGAAGGCATAGAGCTTCGCGACCGTGTAACCGGGGAGACTAGCGTGTTACGCGTAGACGGCGTGTTCGTCGAGATAGGCTCGGAGCCTCCGAAGGAGCTTGCCCAGCGCATTGGACTCGAGACAGACGAGGAGGGTTACATCAAGGTTGGTCCAGACCAGTCTACAAACATTCCCGGTATATTCGCTGCTGGTGACTGTACAACTGCTATGAACAAGTATAGGCAGGTGATAACGGCGGCTGCTCAGGGTGCCGTTGCAGCAGCATCTGCCTATAACTACCTGGTGAGAAAGGGTATTAAGGGTAAATAG
- a CDS encoding M24 family metallopeptidase, with protein MQGENNLGKLRRVLEAKELDALVILDPGFASWALGAPRSIFGGGGIAVLFDDSGVSVVTHLLEFWRISDKLQGVEVYVYTRRADDEVVEPGRIVGPNLKDALVRLLGEGKRVGCDRSACTQLQGVKGVEALDVTSDLWSLRMVKEDWELRRMVEALDIAERALRKTMAMLSEGITELEVAGEHERILRIYGSETHAFATHGSLTIVAFGANTAYPHWDPSDRRLTGNEPVLIDTGAVKRGYCSDVTRVTWYPAGSGPREWRELVERVVAAVGEAIDRVEPGIEASVVDEVARRALGPYAKWFIHSTGHGIGVEVHEPPRVAPGEKTRLEKGMVFTIEPGVYLRGRFGVRIEQMVVVDSRGARVLNKLPMTLE; from the coding sequence TTGCAAGGCGAGAACAATCTTGGAAAACTACGGAGAGTCCTCGAGGCTAAGGAGCTTGATGCGCTGGTAATCCTCGATCCTGGTTTTGCCTCGTGGGCGCTGGGCGCGCCTCGTAGCATATTCGGTGGCGGTGGTATAGCGGTCTTGTTCGACGATAGTGGGGTTAGTGTCGTCACACACCTCCTGGAATTCTGGAGGATTAGTGACAAGCTCCAAGGAGTTGAGGTGTATGTATACACGAGACGCGCGGATGACGAGGTAGTAGAGCCGGGCAGGATTGTAGGCCCTAATCTCAAGGATGCGCTTGTACGTCTACTGGGGGAGGGTAAAAGGGTCGGTTGTGATCGCTCGGCTTGCACTCAACTCCAGGGTGTTAAAGGTGTAGAGGCACTCGATGTGACGAGTGACCTGTGGAGTCTTCGCATGGTTAAGGAGGATTGGGAGTTAAGACGTATGGTTGAAGCGCTGGATATCGCTGAGAGAGCACTCCGCAAGACCATGGCGATGTTGAGCGAGGGTATCACGGAGCTAGAGGTGGCCGGCGAACATGAGAGGATACTGCGCATCTATGGCTCAGAGACTCACGCGTTCGCTACACACGGGTCTCTCACCATAGTCGCGTTTGGGGCAAACACTGCCTATCCTCACTGGGATCCCAGCGACAGGAGGCTCACCGGGAACGAGCCGGTGCTGATTGATACTGGCGCGGTTAAGAGAGGCTATTGTAGCGACGTGACACGCGTGACGTGGTATCCAGCCGGTAGTGGACCAAGAGAATGGCGTGAGCTCGTTGAGCGTGTCGTGGCTGCAGTGGGTGAGGCTATAGACCGTGTAGAACCGGGTATCGAGGCTAGTGTAGTGGACGAGGTTGCTAGGAGAGCGCTGGGACCATATGCAAAATGGTTCATACACTCAACCGGTCACGGTATAGGCGTAGAGGTCCACGAGCCGCCTAGGGTGGCGCCAGGGGAGAAAACCAGGCTCGAAAAGGGCATGGTGTTCACGATAGAGCCTGGGGTGTATCTTAGAGGACGGTTTGGTGTTAGGATAGAGCAGATGGTTGTTGTCGACTCCAGGGGCGCCCGTGTGCTAAACAAGCTGCCCATGACTCTAGAGTAG
- a CDS encoding radical SAM protein: protein MEKGRKEGVPGVEGVVVDGRVWGKPLVRLSRPAPLMGTVFIGVIDRGTNVLQVRPTTLCNLSCIFCSVDAGPSSRWRQAEFIIDDVEWLVTWVEEIARYKGVRVEALIDGVGEPTTYPRLVELIRRLKESPWVESVALETHGQSLDERVVREWERAGLDRINLSIDTLDAMKAKMLTGVEWYDLERVKKLAEFIARETRIDLHVTPVWIPGVNDEDVPQVVKWAVEIGAGKRWPPATVQKFLEHRHGRKPPGVREIPWNVFWRRLREWSRELGVNLIPSMEEWGMRYARKVPEIYREGDVIRVVLVAPGWLKREVLAVSADSKRLVTVVGLKRWNPGDEIDVVVLRSKDNIYVARPA, encoded by the coding sequence GTGGAGAAGGGTAGAAAGGAGGGAGTGCCTGGAGTAGAAGGAGTTGTCGTTGATGGCCGTGTGTGGGGGAAACCACTTGTACGCCTCTCTAGACCAGCGCCCCTCATGGGCACGGTATTCATAGGCGTGATAGATAGGGGTACCAATGTTCTCCAAGTGAGGCCAACCACGCTTTGCAACCTGTCCTGCATATTCTGTAGTGTTGATGCGGGGCCTAGTAGTAGATGGAGACAAGCAGAGTTCATAATCGATGATGTTGAGTGGCTTGTCACGTGGGTTGAGGAAATTGCTCGTTATAAGGGTGTGCGTGTAGAGGCGTTGATAGACGGTGTCGGCGAGCCGACGACGTACCCGAGGCTTGTCGAGCTAATAAGGAGGCTTAAGGAGAGCCCGTGGGTTGAGAGCGTAGCTCTTGAGACGCATGGTCAGAGTCTGGATGAGCGGGTGGTGCGTGAGTGGGAGCGTGCAGGCCTGGACCGTATCAACTTGAGTATAGACACGCTTGATGCCATGAAAGCTAAGATGCTGACCGGAGTGGAATGGTACGATTTAGAGCGGGTCAAAAAGCTGGCAGAGTTCATAGCCAGAGAGACGAGAATAGACCTTCACGTTACTCCCGTGTGGATACCGGGAGTTAATGATGAAGATGTGCCGCAGGTGGTGAAGTGGGCTGTCGAGATAGGTGCCGGTAAGAGATGGCCCCCCGCAACTGTGCAGAAGTTCCTAGAGCATCGCCACGGTAGGAAACCGCCGGGTGTCCGCGAGATACCATGGAACGTGTTTTGGAGAAGACTGCGAGAGTGGAGCCGGGAACTCGGTGTGAACCTTATCCCCAGCATGGAGGAATGGGGTATGAGGTATGCGAGGAAGGTCCCAGAGATCTACCGTGAAGGTGACGTCATACGCGTGGTTCTCGTTGCACCGGGATGGTTGAAGAGGGAGGTTCTAGCTGTGAGCGCTGATAGTAAGAGGCTTGTGACTGTAGTGGGGTTGAAACGGTGGAATCCGGGCGATGAGATAGACGTTGTAGTACTGCGGAGCAAGGACAACATATACGTGGCGAGGCCGGCGTGA
- a CDS encoding DEAD/DEAH box helicase: MRVVSVAGKLIDLGYQVVVWDEAGSEPEVSSKTFADIVPRLAGSEVGSWRLYRHQVESIEALRRGENIVLTARTGSGKTESWALAALAEGWRVLAIYPTLALAADQIHRLEKYYTLAGYGPHAVMRLDRPTLDKLGGPHGVIRALSAAKVVVSNPAFLMAELKRIAVGRGLLEHFLTRVDLIVLDELDFYGPRGAHLLIAMLELISRYIAVEPPRVAVLTATLGNPGELAKLLERITGRKSRVITGSPRRPPNRYVLVLGKGVDALRRFVKQNASVIASRVPWVLELLDDEEEFAERAYEVYEALEAIGLRPPRPSLDPVEILSAILDLEEDGVTLAFTRSIRHAERVYRSLLDRNPRAKSLAAVHHHLVPKDRREEVERAAREGRLKLVVTVRTLAQGIDIGTIVRVVHVGLPSDTREFHQREGRKGRRKEIPFTESVLIPQGLWDSKLLRAGAEAVREWTRLHLEKLYINPRNAYAALFRGLWKTFRGLKLDPDEEEVLRKFGLVTVKHTLAGERIWPSEKGMKVWNNLGFYEYGPPYGYKRYIRRNGREERVPEEASIREAVERLQPGCYDYTTNAIVVEHDAGKLRIVEEPIERAVERYEWLRKAVGEYEDVKLMWRERPDIAGDLLYGRVSTSVVLRVEAPVAGFGPLVELPAGVEWVVESRRPRITRSGRVYHEIHSIQLDVATSGKYSDFTYGYVVEVPSDTDPLEIEAGLAYLQVFLRLSDYSLPLGLLRYTVMPAGIVKRIHIWEEEPAGIIEGLDWARIAREVESFKPTPLALTLLAAIDPAVYNSVVQNEKLIDALPLYAARMAKLIAGVRSVEIAGVRVECPRPSPEHRIATLLILHEKVDTGRTVLVDVIGVHDGSGPKIDVYTYEPGVTSGYEVSVKLYGLLGKLFKEGYKVYHYGQERLLVNLLAGAYMAYMIVDHAKREGKLVDLAEELRKRVGDVPLVALGDVGRRLARQTSRFGEELQEAMKRAREERNPEPVVKVLRSIARETLETLYCLALALEKGIVERVENSEASRNDSKVGNVARRRARHAR; this comes from the coding sequence TTGAGGGTTGTCAGCGTAGCGGGCAAGCTCATCGACCTTGGTTACCAGGTTGTAGTCTGGGACGAGGCTGGTTCCGAGCCAGAGGTTAGCTCAAAGACCTTCGCTGATATCGTGCCACGGCTTGCCGGCAGTGAGGTCGGCTCCTGGAGGCTCTATAGGCACCAAGTCGAGTCGATCGAGGCTCTACGTCGAGGAGAGAACATAGTATTGACGGCGCGCACGGGCTCCGGCAAGACAGAGTCCTGGGCTCTAGCGGCTCTGGCAGAGGGATGGCGCGTACTTGCAATCTACCCGACTCTAGCTTTGGCAGCCGACCAGATCCATAGGCTCGAGAAGTACTATACACTAGCAGGCTATGGGCCACATGCTGTAATGAGGCTTGACAGGCCTACCTTGGACAAGCTGGGGGGCCCGCATGGCGTCATCCGGGCTTTATCTGCGGCTAAGGTGGTTGTGAGTAACCCCGCGTTTCTCATGGCGGAGCTGAAAAGAATAGCTGTCGGTAGAGGCCTCCTAGAACACTTCTTGACACGTGTTGACCTTATAGTTCTTGATGAGTTGGACTTCTATGGTCCTCGAGGCGCCCATCTTCTCATAGCAATGTTGGAGTTGATCTCGAGATACATTGCTGTTGAGCCTCCACGTGTTGCAGTATTAACCGCGACGCTGGGCAACCCTGGCGAACTCGCAAAACTCCTCGAGAGAATAACGGGTAGGAAGAGCCGTGTGATAACTGGTAGTCCTCGTCGCCCGCCGAACAGGTACGTACTAGTCCTTGGCAAGGGAGTAGATGCGCTGAGACGGTTTGTAAAGCAAAACGCGAGTGTGATAGCCTCCCGGGTGCCATGGGTACTCGAGCTACTCGACGATGAGGAGGAGTTCGCAGAGAGAGCTTACGAGGTGTACGAGGCTCTAGAGGCTATTGGATTAAGACCGCCACGTCCTAGCCTCGATCCAGTTGAGATACTCTCTGCTATACTCGACTTAGAGGAGGATGGTGTCACACTCGCCTTCACTAGGAGCATTAGACATGCTGAGCGCGTCTATCGTTCGCTGCTAGACCGTAACCCTCGTGCAAAGAGTCTCGCTGCTGTACATCATCATCTGGTGCCTAAAGATAGGAGAGAGGAGGTGGAGAGAGCAGCGCGTGAAGGACGATTAAAGCTCGTGGTTACAGTCAGGACGCTGGCACAGGGCATAGACATAGGGACGATAGTCCGTGTTGTGCACGTTGGTCTCCCATCGGATACACGCGAGTTTCATCAGAGAGAGGGTAGGAAAGGCAGACGTAAAGAGATACCGTTCACAGAGTCTGTCCTCATACCTCAGGGGCTGTGGGACTCGAAGCTCTTGCGCGCTGGCGCAGAGGCGGTCAGAGAATGGACCAGGCTCCATCTAGAGAAGCTCTACATAAATCCGCGTAACGCCTATGCAGCTCTCTTCCGCGGCCTCTGGAAGACCTTCCGCGGGCTGAAGCTAGACCCAGACGAGGAGGAAGTTCTCCGGAAGTTCGGCCTGGTTACCGTGAAGCATACGCTTGCTGGCGAGCGCATCTGGCCGAGCGAGAAGGGCATGAAGGTCTGGAACAACCTTGGGTTCTACGAGTATGGGCCACCTTACGGCTACAAGAGGTACATACGGCGTAATGGTCGTGAAGAAAGGGTGCCAGAGGAGGCTTCGATACGCGAGGCGGTGGAGAGGCTCCAGCCGGGATGCTACGACTACACCACAAACGCCATCGTCGTGGAGCATGACGCGGGGAAGCTTAGGATAGTCGAGGAGCCTATTGAGAGGGCCGTGGAGCGCTACGAGTGGCTGAGGAAGGCGGTTGGCGAGTATGAGGATGTCAAACTGATGTGGAGGGAGAGACCGGATATAGCCGGAGACCTTCTCTATGGCCGTGTATCCACGAGTGTAGTGCTTCGCGTAGAGGCTCCAGTAGCTGGTTTTGGGCCTCTCGTGGAGCTCCCAGCGGGTGTAGAGTGGGTTGTTGAGAGCAGGAGACCCAGGATAACGAGAAGCGGTAGGGTCTACCACGAGATACACAGCATACAGCTTGATGTTGCAACTAGCGGCAAGTATAGCGATTTCACCTACGGTTACGTCGTAGAGGTGCCGAGCGATACCGACCCCTTGGAGATCGAAGCGGGCCTAGCATACCTCCAGGTGTTCCTAAGGCTCAGTGACTACTCGTTGCCGTTGGGCCTGTTACGCTATACTGTGATGCCAGCAGGTATAGTGAAGCGCATCCACATATGGGAGGAGGAACCAGCGGGTATCATTGAAGGTCTAGACTGGGCTAGGATTGCCCGGGAGGTCGAGTCGTTCAAACCAACGCCGCTCGCTCTCACACTCCTCGCAGCAATAGACCCCGCCGTGTACAACAGTGTCGTCCAGAATGAGAAGCTCATAGACGCTCTTCCGTTATACGCCGCGAGAATGGCCAAGCTAATAGCTGGTGTGAGGAGTGTTGAGATTGCTGGTGTAAGGGTAGAGTGTCCAAGGCCCTCCCCAGAGCACAGGATAGCCACACTTCTAATCCTCCACGAGAAAGTCGATACTGGTAGAACAGTCCTCGTTGACGTGATAGGCGTGCATGATGGCAGTGGTCCGAAGATAGACGTCTACACCTATGAGCCTGGTGTTACGAGTGGTTATGAGGTTAGCGTTAAGCTCTATGGGCTCCTAGGCAAGTTGTTCAAGGAGGGCTACAAGGTCTACCATTATGGTCAGGAAAGGTTGCTAGTGAATCTGCTTGCAGGCGCATACATGGCGTACATGATTGTGGATCATGCGAAGCGTGAGGGGAAGCTAGTGGATCTCGCAGAGGAGTTGAGAAAGAGAGTGGGTGATGTGCCCCTAGTGGCTCTGGGCGATGTTGGAAGGAGGCTTGCCAGGCAGACAAGCAGGTTTGGCGAGGAGCTACAGGAGGCTATGAAGCGTGCGCGCGAAGAACGGAACCCGGAGCCAGTCGTAAAGGTGTTACGAAGCATAGCCCGCGAGACGCTCGAGACGCTCTACTGTTTAGCTCTTGCTCTCGAGAAGGGTATTGTCGAGCGTGTTGAGAATAGCGAGGCCAGCCGCAACGACAGCAAGGTCGGCAACGTCGCCCGGCGACGCGCCAGACATGCCCGCTAG
- a CDS encoding (Fe-S)-binding protein, with protein MDKQLVNDYVNSAASYAREATRVCSRCGLCLSACTVYMSTRDPRLSPMSRLRAAAKVLNGGSFTDDDVLALYTCNQCGACTQVCPYAIEVLRVVHAARIVLASKGVYPEGLRKVSESARRAGHSFTPNREEPVKLLVEIAREVGIKPDESADILYVPSPFETTVYPHVLRDTLLLFKKLGLSVTVSTRALDSGGNVAIDANDLEAGFMLLKACVEEAERLGARTVLLSQCGADTKLVILLYKLGVRLGGPRVANIYEFFAERGFRATCTNCILFTSCTFARLDPKRSLEKTIVARKPRDKPPYTMCCGGAGGLNFLHEEPFASIRKRVYRWRFERLLKSAKGATIVLPCVKCYSVLRHGALLAKKPTYPMKMYTSVALEEVSSASQP; from the coding sequence ATGGATAAACAACTAGTGAACGACTACGTCAATAGTGCCGCTAGCTACGCAAGAGAGGCTACGCGCGTCTGCTCGCGGTGCGGTCTTTGCCTCTCCGCGTGCACAGTCTACATGTCTACACGTGATCCCCGCCTCTCCCCGATGTCCCGCCTGAGAGCCGCAGCGAAGGTACTGAACGGCGGTAGTTTCACCGATGATGACGTGTTAGCACTCTACACTTGTAACCAGTGCGGTGCATGCACACAGGTATGCCCCTATGCTATAGAGGTTCTCAGGGTGGTGCACGCCGCTAGGATAGTACTGGCGAGTAAGGGCGTCTATCCAGAGGGTCTGAGGAAGGTATCCGAGTCTGCAAGGAGGGCTGGGCACAGCTTCACGCCTAACCGCGAAGAGCCTGTCAAACTACTCGTTGAGATAGCAAGAGAGGTTGGCATAAAGCCAGATGAGAGTGCGGATATACTCTACGTGCCTAGCCCGTTCGAGACGACCGTATACCCACACGTATTGAGGGACACTCTCCTTCTCTTCAAGAAACTTGGGCTAAGCGTCACGGTCTCTACAAGGGCGCTCGATAGTGGGGGAAACGTCGCGATAGATGCTAACGATCTCGAGGCTGGCTTTATGCTACTAAAAGCTTGTGTCGAGGAGGCTGAGCGGCTTGGCGCTCGCACAGTGCTACTATCCCAGTGTGGCGCCGATACCAAGCTGGTCATTCTCCTCTACAAGCTTGGTGTTCGCCTAGGGGGTCCGAGGGTCGCAAACATATACGAGTTCTTTGCGGAGAGGGGCTTCCGCGCTACATGCACCAATTGCATCCTTTTCACAAGCTGCACCTTTGCCAGGCTAGACCCTAAGAGGAGCCTTGAGAAAACCATCGTTGCCCGCAAGCCTCGCGACAAGCCGCCCTACACTATGTGCTGTGGTGGTGCGGGTGGCCTGAACTTCCTGCACGAGGAGCCATTCGCGAGCATAAGGAAGAGAGTGTACCGGTGGAGGTTCGAGAGGCTATTGAAGAGCGCAAAGGGCGCTACGATAGTATTGCCGTGCGTCAAGTGCTATAGCGTGTTGAGGCACGGGGCGCTACTGGCGAAGAAGCCAACATACCCCATGAAGATGTATACGAGCGTGGCGTTGGAGGAGGTTAGCTCAGCGAGCCAGCCCTAA
- the mcm gene encoding minichromosome maintenance protein MCM, whose protein sequence is MAIVEQRRVEEVLDPKEEFLEFLRSFRDRTGVYKYRERVKSMISMGRHSLIVDFKDLYTFNATLARMLVNNPDFVLKAFSEALREFVEHEEPEYVERVDKFIVRISNLLETTELRRIRSSSIGKLVMLEGILVRATPVKEKLVRIRFKHVHPECGEEFDWPLEGELGPLDELEKPKMCPVCGKSGGSFKILYDKSKMIDWQKIVLQERPEEVPPGQLPRSIEVVLTDELVDAARPGDRIVVVGIVRVRPDTTLGKKRGIFDLYIEANNIEVSQKVLEEVTITREDEERIRALARDPWVRKKILVSIAPTIYGMWDIKEAIALALFGGVPKVHRDGTRRRGDIHVLMIGDPGTAKSQLLQYVVKIAPRAIYTTGKGATAAGLTAAVIRDKTTGEYYLEAGALVLADGGVAAIDEIDKMREEDRSAIHEAMEQQTVSIAKAGIVARLNARTTVIAAGNPRFGRYLPDRPLAENINLPPPILSRFDLIFVIRDIPNPERDRALARFVLQVHSDADSIKPEIPPDLLRKYISYARRYVRPRLTEEAMKLLEDFFTEMRKAAAGPNSAIPLTARQLEALIRLAEAHARMRLKDKVTREDAEAAIRLVLSFLASAGIDVESGAIDIDTIMTGKPKSKREKMLKVLNLLRELASTSSEECVTMKELVKRAAQEGIDSLLVEETIRNLTRDGVIYERKPGCYAFA, encoded by the coding sequence GTGGCTATTGTTGAGCAGCGGCGTGTAGAGGAGGTGCTGGACCCTAAGGAGGAGTTCTTGGAGTTTCTCCGGAGCTTCCGCGACCGCACCGGCGTCTACAAGTACAGAGAGCGCGTCAAGAGCATGATTTCGATGGGTCGGCACAGCCTCATCGTGGATTTCAAAGACCTTTACACGTTTAACGCGACGCTGGCAAGGATGCTAGTCAACAACCCGGATTTTGTTCTAAAAGCGTTCTCCGAAGCGCTACGCGAGTTCGTCGAGCACGAGGAGCCAGAGTACGTTGAACGTGTAGACAAGTTCATCGTGAGGATTAGCAACCTCCTCGAGACAACCGAGCTGCGAAGAATAAGAAGCAGCTCAATAGGCAAGCTCGTGATGCTTGAGGGTATACTTGTCCGTGCAACCCCCGTCAAGGAGAAGCTGGTTAGAATACGCTTCAAGCACGTTCACCCCGAGTGTGGCGAGGAATTCGACTGGCCGCTAGAGGGCGAGCTCGGGCCACTAGACGAGCTCGAGAAGCCAAAGATGTGCCCGGTGTGCGGCAAGAGCGGGGGGAGCTTCAAGATACTCTATGACAAGTCGAAGATGATAGACTGGCAGAAGATAGTGCTCCAGGAGAGGCCAGAGGAGGTACCGCCTGGCCAGCTACCGCGCAGCATAGAGGTTGTACTCACCGACGAGCTTGTCGACGCGGCGCGCCCCGGCGACCGTATAGTGGTTGTTGGTATTGTGAGGGTCAGACCGGATACTACGCTCGGCAAGAAGAGGGGTATATTCGACCTCTACATAGAGGCTAACAACATCGAGGTTTCGCAGAAGGTTCTCGAGGAGGTCACGATAACCAGGGAGGATGAGGAGCGTATACGTGCGCTGGCCAGAGACCCGTGGGTGAGGAAGAAGATCCTTGTCAGCATAGCGCCAACGATATACGGCATGTGGGACATCAAGGAGGCTATTGCGCTCGCGCTCTTCGGCGGGGTTCCGAAGGTCCACCGTGATGGTACAAGGCGTAGAGGCGACATACACGTGCTTATGATTGGTGACCCGGGTACTGCGAAGAGCCAACTCCTACAGTATGTTGTCAAGATAGCGCCGCGCGCAATCTACACGACCGGCAAGGGTGCAACGGCAGCTGGTCTAACGGCAGCAGTCATACGCGACAAGACAACGGGCGAGTACTACCTAGAGGCAGGTGCACTAGTCCTAGCCGATGGTGGTGTTGCAGCGATAGACGAGATTGACAAGATGAGAGAAGAGGATCGTAGCGCGATACACGAGGCCATGGAGCAACAGACGGTGAGCATAGCAAAGGCGGGTATAGTGGCTAGGCTCAACGCGCGTACCACGGTCATTGCGGCAGGTAACCCGAGGTTCGGCCGCTACCTACCTGACAGGCCGCTAGCAGAGAACATCAACCTCCCGCCGCCCATACTCTCAAGGTTCGACCTCATATTCGTGATACGCGACATTCCCAACCCGGAGAGAGACCGTGCACTAGCTCGCTTCGTACTCCAGGTTCACAGCGACGCTGATAGCATCAAACCAGAGATACCACCAGACCTCCTCCGCAAGTACATCAGCTATGCCAGGAGATATGTGAGGCCCCGGCTAACCGAGGAAGCTATGAAGCTTCTCGAGGACTTCTTCACCGAGATGAGAAAGGCTGCAGCGGGGCCAAACAGCGCTATACCGCTCACAGCGAGGCAGCTTGAGGCCCTGATACGCCTTGCAGAGGCACACGCCAGGATGAGACTCAAGGACAAGGTTACGAGGGAAGACGCAGAGGCGGCAATACGCCTGGTACTCTCGTTCCTAGCCAGCGCGGGTATCGACGTTGAGAGTGGCGCCATAGACATAGACACTATTATGACTGGGAAGCCGAAGAGCAAGCGAGAGAAGATGCTGAAGGTGCTTAACCTGCTACGTGAGCTAGCATCCACGAGTAGCGAAGAATGTGTCACCATGAAGGAGCTGGTGAAGAGGGCGGCACAGGAGGGTATAGACTCGCTGCTAGTAGAGGAGACAATAAGAAACCTAACGAGAGACGGCGTGATATACGAGAGGAAGCCTGGATGCTACGCGTTCGCCTAA